The following proteins are co-located in the Vigna unguiculata cultivar IT97K-499-35 chromosome 9, ASM411807v1, whole genome shotgun sequence genome:
- the LOC114162591 gene encoding mitochondrial import inner membrane translocase subunit TIM8, with product MDLSDLNSAEMQKFYSEEQQRAMVNEMVAKLTSECWDKCITGTPGNKFSSSESNCLSNCAHRYLEMSMLIMKRFQSMQ from the exons ATGGATCTTTCAGACCTTAATTCAGCTGAAATGCAGAAATTCTACTCT GAAGAACAGCAAAGAGCGATGGTTAATGAAATGGTGGCAAAGCTAACGAGTGAATGCTGGGACAAATGCATCACGGGTACACCTGGGAATAAATTCAGTTCCAGTGAATCCAATTGTCTTTCAAACTGTGCACACCGTTACTTGGAGATGAGCATGCTTATCATGAAAAGGTTTCAGAGTATGCAATGA